A stretch of Sphingomicrobium flavum DNA encodes these proteins:
- a CDS encoding electron transfer flavoprotein subunit alpha/FixB family protein, giving the protein MKTLVLVEHEGGAIKDATLSTITAAKQLGEVHLLIAGSGVGGVAEAATKIDGVGKVHVADAAHLEHQLAEDVAPIIVDQMGHHDAFLAPATTTGKNVAPRVAAKLDVMQISDIIAVDGADTFKRPIYAGNAIATVKSSDAKKVITVRGTAFDKAAAEGGSGSIETIDAGSDSAKSSFVGAEVSKSDRPELTSAGVIVSGGRAFGSAEDFHKLLDPLADKLGAAVGASRAAVDAGYAPNDYQVGQTGKIVAPEVYIAIGISGAIQHLAGMKDSKVIVAINKDEEAPIFQVADLGLVADLFKVVPELTEKL; this is encoded by the coding sequence ATGAAGACGCTCGTTCTCGTCGAACATGAAGGCGGCGCCATCAAGGATGCGACGCTTTCCACCATCACCGCCGCCAAGCAGCTGGGCGAAGTGCATTTGCTGATCGCCGGTTCGGGCGTCGGCGGTGTCGCCGAAGCCGCGACCAAAATTGACGGCGTGGGAAAGGTCCATGTTGCCGATGCCGCGCATCTCGAACATCAGCTGGCCGAGGATGTGGCCCCCATCATCGTCGACCAGATGGGGCATCATGATGCCTTCCTGGCGCCTGCTACCACCACCGGCAAGAATGTCGCGCCGCGCGTCGCCGCCAAGCTCGACGTGATGCAGATTTCCGACATCATCGCCGTCGATGGCGCGGACACCTTCAAGCGCCCGATTTACGCCGGCAATGCCATTGCCACCGTCAAATCGAGCGATGCCAAGAAGGTCATTACCGTGCGCGGCACCGCCTTCGACAAGGCGGCGGCTGAAGGTGGTTCGGGCTCCATCGAGACGATCGACGCCGGCAGCGACAGCGCCAAGTCCAGCTTCGTCGGCGCGGAAGTCTCCAAGAGCGATCGTCCCGAGCTGACCAGCGCGGGTGTGATCGTGTCGGGCGGGCGTGCCTTCGGCAGCGCCGAGGATTTTCACAAATTGCTCGATCCGCTGGCGGACAAGTTGGGTGCCGCCGTCGGGGCCAGCCGCGCTGCGGTCGATGCAGGTTATGCGCCCAACGATTACCAGGTCGGCCAGACCGGCAAGATCGTGGCGCCCGAAGTCTATATCGCCATCGGTATTTCCGGGGCCATCCAGCATCTGGCCGGCATGAAGGATTCGAAGGTCATCGTCGCCATCAACAAGGATGAGGAAGCGCCCATCTTCCAGGTCGCGGACCTTGGCCTCGTCGCCGACCTCTTCAAGGTCGTCCCGGAGCTGACCGAGAAGCTTTAA
- a CDS encoding electron transfer flavoprotein subunit beta/FixA family protein — translation MKLLVAVKRVIDYNVKPRVKMDGSGVDLANVKMSMNPFDEIAVEEAIRLKEKGAASEIVAVSIGPAKAQDTLRTALAMGADRAILIQTDEEVEPLGVAKLLAKVVEEEAPGMVILGKQAIDDDANQTGQMLAALLDWPQGTFASKVEIDGDSVNVTREVDGGLETVKLSTPAIVTTDLRLNEPRYASLPNIMKAKSKPLAQKAPEDYGVDIARRLETLEVTEPPKREAGIKVESVDELVAKLKDMGVA, via the coding sequence ATGAAACTGCTCGTCGCCGTCAAACGGGTGATCGACTATAATGTGAAACCGCGGGTCAAGATGGACGGCAGCGGGGTCGACCTCGCCAATGTCAAGATGTCCATGAACCCCTTCGATGAAATCGCGGTGGAAGAAGCCATCCGCCTCAAGGAAAAGGGCGCGGCGAGCGAGATCGTCGCCGTCTCGATCGGGCCTGCCAAGGCGCAGGACACGCTGCGCACCGCGCTCGCCATGGGCGCCGACCGCGCGATCCTGATCCAGACCGATGAAGAGGTCGAACCGCTGGGCGTGGCCAAGCTGCTCGCCAAGGTGGTCGAGGAAGAGGCGCCCGGCATGGTGATCCTCGGCAAGCAGGCGATCGATGATGATGCGAACCAGACCGGCCAGATGCTGGCGGCGCTTCTCGACTGGCCGCAGGGCACCTTTGCCTCCAAGGTCGAAATTGACGGCGACAGTGTCAACGTGACGCGCGAAGTCGATGGCGGCCTGGAAACGGTCAAGCTGTCGACCCCCGCCATCGTCACCACCGACCTTCGCCTGAACGAGCCGCGTTATGCCTCGCTGCCCAACATCATGAAGGCCAAGTCCAAGCCGCTCGCGCAGAAGGCGCCCGAAGATTATGGCGTCGATATCGCCCGCCGGCTCGAGACGCTGGAAGTGACCGAGCCGCCCAAGCGCGAAGCCGGGATCAAGGTGGAATCGGTGGATGAATTGGTCGCCAAGCTTAAAGATATGGGAGTTGCCTAA
- a CDS encoding exopolysaccharide biosynthesis protein translates to MSVHESAGAFGNPHSVGDVIDCLSQLAEQHGTVSIGDVVDGLGTRTYGPMLIVPALIGLTPIGAIPSMPSLLAVIILIFAVQMLFGSHHFWIPDIIENRAISGDKLATASRKLRPIAKWLDHWFHGRLKILAGGAAMRVAALLVIGLSLAVPPLEFLPFAAAAPMAAIAAFGLALLVRDGALMLAAMLMAAAAFTIGFSMLGAG, encoded by the coding sequence ATGAGCGTGCACGAATCCGCCGGCGCCTTTGGCAACCCGCACAGCGTGGGCGATGTCATCGACTGCCTGTCGCAGCTGGCTGAACAGCATGGCACCGTATCGATCGGCGATGTGGTCGATGGCCTCGGCACGCGCACCTATGGCCCGATGCTGATCGTGCCGGCGCTGATCGGCCTCACCCCCATTGGCGCGATCCCGTCCATGCCCAGCCTGCTGGCGGTCATCATTCTCATCTTTGCGGTCCAGATGCTGTTCGGCTCGCACCATTTCTGGATCCCAGACATCATCGAGAATCGCGCCATCTCGGGCGACAAGCTGGCTACGGCCAGCCGCAAGCTGCGCCCCATCGCCAAATGGCTCGACCACTGGTTTCACGGGCGACTGAAGATTCTGGCAGGAGGCGCGGCGATGCGGGTCGCGGCACTGCTGGTGATCGGCCTCAGCCTGGCCGTGCCCCCGCTCGAATTCCTGCCCTTCGCTGCCGCCGCCCCCATGGCCGCCATCGCCGCCTTCGGGCTGGCGCTGCTGGTCCGCGACGGCGCGCTGATGCTGGCCGCCATGCTAATGGCCGCCGCCGCTTTCACGATCGGCTTTTCGATGCTGGGGGCGGGTTAG
- the sucC gene encoding ADP-forming succinate--CoA ligase subunit beta → MNIHEYQAKELLAKFGAPVPAGHAAMSVDEAVEAAGKLPGPLWVVKAQIHAGGRGKGHFKELPEGSKGGVRLAKSLDEVRAHAADMMGNTLVTIQTGAEGKEVQRLYVTDGVDIDKEFYLAMLVDRATGRLAIVASTEGGMDIEEVAHETPEKITTIIVDPATGLMPHHGRSVAAALGLKGDLAKQAAKVTASLYKAFLGTDASQIEINPLAVSGDQLLVLDAKVGFDGNAMFRHPDIAALRDLTEEDPMEVEASKYDLAYIKLDGDIGCMVNGAGLAMATMDIIKLNGAFPANFLDVGGGADKEKVTAAFKIILSDPAVKGILVNIFGGIMRCDTIADGIVAAAKEVDLDVPLVVRLEGTNVDKGKEILNTSGLPIIAADDLGDAAKKIVAQVKEAA, encoded by the coding sequence ATGAACATCCATGAATATCAGGCCAAGGAATTGCTCGCGAAGTTCGGGGCGCCGGTACCCGCCGGTCATGCCGCGATGAGCGTTGACGAAGCGGTCGAAGCCGCCGGCAAGCTTCCCGGGCCGCTCTGGGTGGTCAAGGCGCAGATCCATGCCGGCGGCCGCGGCAAGGGCCATTTCAAGGAATTGCCCGAAGGCTCCAAGGGCGGTGTTCGCCTCGCCAAAAGCCTCGATGAAGTGCGCGCGCATGCCGCCGACATGATGGGCAACACGCTCGTCACCATCCAGACCGGCGCCGAGGGCAAGGAAGTGCAGCGCCTCTACGTCACCGATGGCGTCGATATCGACAAGGAATTCTACCTTGCCATGCTGGTCGATCGCGCAACCGGCCGTCTTGCCATTGTCGCTTCCACTGAGGGCGGCATGGACATCGAAGAAGTGGCGCATGAGACGCCCGAGAAGATCACCACCATCATCGTCGATCCGGCGACCGGGCTGATGCCGCACCATGGCCGTTCGGTCGCGGCCGCGCTCGGCCTCAAGGGTGATCTGGCCAAGCAGGCCGCCAAGGTCACGGCCTCGCTCTACAAGGCCTTCCTCGGCACCGATGCGAGCCAGATCGAAATCAACCCGCTCGCCGTATCGGGCGATCAGCTGCTGGTGCTCGACGCCAAGGTCGGCTTCGACGGCAATGCCATGTTCCGCCACCCGGACATCGCCGCGCTGCGCGACCTCACCGAAGAAGATCCGATGGAAGTCGAAGCGTCCAAATATGACCTCGCTTACATCAAGCTGGATGGCGATATCGGCTGCATGGTCAATGGCGCGGGCCTGGCCATGGCGACGATGGACATCATCAAGCTGAATGGTGCATTCCCGGCCAACTTCCTCGATGTGGGCGGCGGTGCGGACAAGGAAAAGGTCACCGCTGCCTTCAAGATCATCCTGTCCGATCCGGCAGTGAAGGGCATCCTCGTCAACATCTTTGGCGGCATCATGCGCTGCGACACCATTGCCGACGGCATTGTCGCCGCGGCCAAGGAAGTCGATCTGGACGTGCCCTTGGTGGTGCGCCTTGAAGGCACCAATGTCGACAAGGGCAAGGAAATCCTCAACACTTCCGGCCTGCCGATCATCGCCGCCGACGATCTCGGCGATGCCGCCAAGAAGATCGTCGCGCAGGTGAAAGAGGCAGCCTAG
- the dinB gene encoding DNA polymerase IV: MADDSPNTTRKIIHVDMDAFFASVEQRDHPELRGKPVAVGGMHRGVVAAASYEARAYGVRSAMPSVTAKRRCPDLIFVKSRFDVYREVSRQIRKIFAHHTDKIEPLSLDEAYLDVTEDRYGLGSARAIAEDIRARIKAETQLTASAGVSYCKFIAKLASDQNKPDGICVIPPAKGPAFVATLPVKRFHGIGPKTAAKMERLGIHTGADLLAWPLHELEARFGSSGRWYYRIARGIDDREVKASRQRKSVSTEDTFGSDLIAHEALAAELERIAQRTFERVERAQFLGRTVTLKVKFADFTMITRSRSFAAPVRDKAQLLDTGQALLAALIPLPKAVRLLGLGLHSPVEDEESGQMQLGLEI, translated from the coding sequence GTGGCCGACGATTCCCCAAACACGACGCGCAAGATCATTCATGTCGACATGGATGCCTTTTTCGCCAGCGTCGAACAGCGCGACCATCCCGAATTGCGCGGCAAGCCCGTCGCGGTGGGCGGGATGCACCGCGGTGTGGTCGCGGCGGCCAGCTATGAGGCGCGCGCATATGGGGTGCGCTCGGCCATGCCTTCGGTCACTGCCAAGCGCCGCTGCCCCGACCTCATCTTCGTCAAGTCGCGCTTCGACGTCTATCGCGAGGTCAGCCGCCAGATTCGCAAGATCTTCGCCCATCACACCGACAAGATCGAGCCGTTGAGCCTGGACGAGGCCTATCTCGACGTCACCGAGGATCGTTATGGCCTCGGCAGCGCGCGCGCCATCGCCGAGGATATTCGCGCCCGCATCAAGGCGGAAACGCAGCTCACCGCCTCGGCGGGCGTCTCTTACTGCAAGTTCATCGCCAAGCTGGCGAGCGACCAGAACAAGCCCGACGGCATCTGCGTCATCCCGCCTGCCAAGGGCCCCGCCTTCGTCGCAACGCTGCCGGTCAAGCGCTTCCATGGCATCGGCCCCAAGACCGCAGCGAAGATGGAGCGGCTTGGCATTCATACCGGAGCGGACCTGCTGGCATGGCCGCTCCACGAACTGGAAGCGCGATTCGGCTCGTCGGGTCGCTGGTATTATCGCATCGCGCGCGGCATCGATGATCGCGAGGTGAAGGCCAGTCGCCAGCGCAAATCGGTTTCGACCGAGGATACGTTCGGCAGCGATCTCATCGCCCATGAGGCGCTCGCCGCCGAGTTGGAGCGGATCGCGCAGCGCACCTTCGAGCGGGTGGAGCGCGCGCAATTTCTTGGTCGCACGGTGACCCTGAAGGTAAAATTCGCTGATTTTACAATGATTACGCGCTCGAGAAGCTTTGCCGCGCCAGTGCGTGACAAGGCCCAGTTGCTGGACACTGGGCAGGCCTTGCTGGCCGCCCTGATACCGCTGCCAAAAGCCGTTCGATTACTGGGACTTGGCCTTCATTCGCCCGTTGAAGACGAAGAAAGTGGCCAGATGCAACTAGGACTCGAAATTTGA
- a CDS encoding CarD family transcriptional regulator, whose translation MASKALNFDVGDYVVYPKHGVGKVIELQKTEIAGTELELYVLRFEKEKMTLRVPVNKAESTGMRKLSSDKAMKDAMETLKGKPKVKRTMWSRRAQEYEAKINSGDLILIAEVTRDLFRADDQPEQSYSERQIFEAASSRLARELAAMEKTDEKTALKKIIQILDNAAKIWNAEKEEA comes from the coding sequence ATGGCAAGCAAGGCGCTGAACTTCGACGTTGGCGATTATGTCGTTTACCCCAAGCATGGTGTCGGCAAGGTCATCGAGCTGCAGAAGACCGAAATCGCGGGCACCGAGCTGGAGCTTTACGTGCTCCGCTTCGAGAAAGAGAAAATGACCCTTCGCGTTCCCGTCAACAAGGCGGAATCGACCGGCATGCGCAAGCTGTCGAGCGACAAGGCGATGAAGGACGCGATGGAAACCTTGAAGGGCAAGCCCAAGGTCAAGCGCACCATGTGGTCGCGCCGCGCCCAGGAATATGAAGCCAAGATCAATTCGGGCGACCTCATCCTGATCGCCGAAGTGACCCGCGACCTCTTCCGCGCCGACGACCAGCCCGAGCAGAGCTATTCGGAGCGCCAGATCTTCGAAGCAGCCTCTTCCCGCCTCGCCCGCGAACTGGCGGCGATGGAAAAGACCGACGAGAAGACCGCGCTGAAGAAGATCATCCAGATTCTCGACAATGCGGCCAAGATCTGGAACGCTGAAAAAGAAGAAGCCTAG
- a CDS encoding head GIN domain-containing protein, translating into MKKIIALAAAAATLSACNMSFGSDEDAGPADTRTQSVTGFDRLAVSGAYNVDVKTGQDASIEMTGPKNILDATEISVEDGLLKIGTKKGKWNWRGGGDVQVSITVPMLNEARLAGASDITIDRVEGESFTGAVSGAGDMTIDQVQVGTLSMGISGAGDLKAAGTADRLKISISGAGDFGGSGLTARTAEITVSGAGGAEANVTETVEATVSGAGSIDISGGAKCTSRTSGAGTVNCG; encoded by the coding sequence ATGAAAAAGATCATCGCTCTTGCTGCCGCCGCTGCCACCTTGTCGGCGTGCAACATGTCCTTCGGCTCGGACGAGGATGCCGGTCCCGCCGACACCCGCACCCAAAGCGTCACCGGCTTCGACCGGCTGGCCGTTTCGGGTGCCTATAATGTCGATGTAAAGACCGGGCAGGATGCTTCGATCGAAATGACGGGCCCCAAGAACATTCTCGATGCCACCGAAATTTCGGTCGAGGACGGCTTGCTCAAGATCGGCACCAAGAAGGGCAAATGGAATTGGCGTGGCGGCGGCGATGTGCAGGTCAGCATCACCGTCCCGATGCTGAACGAGGCGCGCCTTGCAGGCGCCAGCGACATCACCATCGACCGCGTCGAGGGCGAAAGCTTTACGGGCGCCGTGTCGGGGGCTGGCGACATGACGATCGACCAGGTGCAAGTCGGCACGCTATCGATGGGCATTTCCGGTGCGGGCGACCTCAAGGCCGCGGGCACGGCCGACCGCCTGAAAATCTCCATCTCGGGCGCGGGTGACTTTGGCGGCAGCGGGCTGACCGCACGCACCGCCGAAATCACCGTCTCGGGAGCTGGCGGCGCCGAAGCCAATGTCACCGAAACCGTCGAAGCCACCGTTTCGGGTGCTGGCAGCATCGACATTAGCGGCGGCGCAAAGTGCACCAGCCGCACCTCGGGGGCTGGCACCGTCAATTGCGGCTAG
- a CDS encoding head GIN domain-containing protein, with translation MSMKKVAAAAMIGAPAARAGGAQGRDPGTPDERMATLDPFDRILVGGTFKVTVRKGDTQEISLSGPSTMLDDTELRIRDGKLIIGWREGAGWSRNGDVGVDVDITLPALREVMSGGPSLVRVDDVEGESFSAINGGAGRIELGHVAARSVQVKMAGSGPITIDDIEAEDLLVHLAGAGSLNASGNVSEGTAVLAGAGSLNAAQMSFARLDLTLASSGSAAATVTDHVSIKAVSSGSATITGGAACSVNSMGSGKVDCS, from the coding sequence ATGAGTATGAAGAAAGTTGCCGCTGCAGCGATGATTGGTGCCCCTGCGGCACGCGCCGGCGGCGCGCAGGGCCGTGACCCGGGCACGCCCGATGAACGCATGGCCACCCTCGATCCGTTCGACCGCATCTTGGTGGGAGGAACCTTCAAGGTCACCGTTCGAAAGGGCGATACGCAGGAAATCAGCCTGTCAGGCCCGAGCACCATGCTTGACGATACCGAGCTTCGCATTCGTGACGGCAAGCTCATCATCGGCTGGCGCGAAGGTGCGGGCTGGTCGCGCAACGGCGACGTCGGGGTCGATGTGGACATCACCCTGCCCGCCTTGCGCGAGGTGATGTCCGGCGGTCCGAGCCTGGTCCGCGTCGACGATGTCGAAGGCGAATCATTCTCCGCCATCAATGGCGGTGCCGGACGCATTGAGCTCGGCCATGTCGCGGCCCGCAGCGTGCAGGTGAAAATGGCGGGCTCCGGGCCCATCACGATCGATGATATCGAGGCCGAGGACCTTCTGGTCCATTTGGCCGGCGCGGGCAGCCTCAACGCATCGGGCAATGTCAGCGAAGGCACGGCCGTGCTGGCGGGCGCGGGCTCCTTAAATGCAGCGCAGATGTCGTTCGCCAGGCTCGATCTTACGCTGGCCAGTTCGGGCAGCGCGGCGGCAACGGTCACCGACCATGTGTCGATCAAGGCGGTCAGTTCGGGCAGCGCCACGATTACCGGCGGGGCGGCCTGCTCGGTCAATTCGATGGGATCGGGAAAAGTCGACTGCAGCTGA
- a CDS encoding DUF2807 domain-containing protein: MRIIALFLALFALVSPAAAQQRNHTVSSFEEVRVRGAVDVTIETDVAPYARVIGPAAAAEQISIEQNGRILIISINRSAWGRNPSDRLGEPLRVELGTPKLEKATLNGSGRITIPAIENDEFTLMLGGSGYADVKQMTIERLTIGLAGAGGMRLAGEAMEASMLVRGLTSLQAADLAVRDLKLAVDGNGLVNVTATNTLDLEARGAGDITLEGSPACTLDIEGPTRVTGCEVREGFGRSR, encoded by the coding sequence ATGAGGATTATCGCCCTTTTTCTTGCGCTCTTCGCGCTTGTGTCGCCCGCCGCTGCCCAGCAGCGCAATCACACCGTCTCCAGCTTCGAGGAGGTGCGGGTGCGCGGCGCCGTCGATGTCACCATCGAAACCGATGTCGCGCCCTATGCGCGGGTAATCGGCCCGGCAGCGGCGGCCGAACAGATCAGCATCGAGCAGAATGGCCGCATCCTGATCATCAGCATCAACCGCTCCGCCTGGGGACGCAATCCCAGCGACCGTCTGGGCGAGCCGCTGCGCGTCGAATTGGGAACGCCCAAGCTTGAAAAGGCGACGCTCAACGGCTCGGGCCGGATCACGATCCCGGCCATAGAGAATGACGAATTCACGCTGATGCTTGGCGGTTCCGGCTATGCCGACGTGAAGCAGATGACCATCGAACGTCTGACCATCGGCCTGGCCGGGGCCGGCGGCATGCGCCTGGCCGGCGAGGCAATGGAGGCCTCGATGCTGGTGCGCGGACTGACCTCGCTGCAGGCCGCCGATCTTGCGGTGCGCGACCTCAAGCTCGCGGTCGACGGCAATGGCCTGGTGAACGTCACCGCCACCAACACGCTCGACCTGGAAGCGCGCGGTGCGGGCGACATCACGCTCGAAGGCAGCCCGGCTTGTACGCTCGATATTGAAGGCCCCACCCGGGTCACCGGCTGCGAGGTGCGCGAAGGCTTCGGCCGCAGCCGCTAA
- a CDS encoding DUF1489 domain-containing protein, whose product MPPVHLTKVAFGCATLPTLEKRIAARSRDGKVRIVTKRRPRRHEEVLQGGRLHWIVKHRLVARSAILNFEQRNDGRWDIVLSDKLEAIAASPKRAHQGWRYLEDKDAPGTDDDGSGIADLPPRLYGKLAALALV is encoded by the coding sequence GTGCCACCCGTTCATCTCACCAAAGTCGCCTTTGGCTGCGCCACATTGCCGACGCTGGAGAAGCGCATCGCCGCGCGCAGCCGTGATGGCAAAGTGCGGATCGTTACCAAGCGCCGTCCGCGACGTCATGAAGAGGTGCTGCAGGGCGGGCGGCTGCACTGGATCGTCAAGCACCGGCTGGTTGCGCGCTCGGCCATCCTGAATTTCGAACAGCGCAATGACGGGCGCTGGGATATCGTCCTGTCGGACAAGCTTGAGGCGATCGCGGCGAGCCCCAAGCGCGCTCATCAGGGCTGGCGCTACCTCGAAGACAAGGACGCGCCCGGCACCGATGATGACGGATCTGGCATCGCCGATCTGCCGCCTCGTCTTTATGGAAAATTGGCGGCGCTGGCGCTAGTTTAG
- the mgtE gene encoding magnesium transporter: protein MIDTHSLPHEEDGIHDPEDRLLPEYVREVLDAVEDGRAEEARELVEPLHPADIADLIELAPEDERPDLITALGDAVDADVYAEMNEHVRELVIEEMDPALAAEIASEMDTDDAVAVLEDLEEEDQKAILEKMEPDDRAAVEEALSYEEESAGRIMQRDLIAVPEHWSVGQVIDYMRSDEELADDFWEIFVTAPNHHPVGTCKLSTLLRTKRNVPITEIMQQEQTLIPVDMDQEEVALKFQKYALISAAVVDLSGRLVGMITVDDIVHIVQEEAGEDALLLSGAGEGDINEPVMEAYRDRVRWLIANLGTALIATFVISLFEGTISQLAILAALMPIVAALGGNAGTQALAVTVRAIATNQLTGANRWRAVSREFKVAVLNGVTVAVILGIGVGIWMGLPMGGVIAAAILFNIMTAGLAGVLVPITLDHFGADPAVASSVFVTTVTDTMGFFAFLGLASLILI, encoded by the coding sequence ATGATCGATACGCATTCGCTTCCCCATGAAGAGGACGGGATCCACGACCCCGAGGATCGCCTGCTCCCCGAATATGTTCGCGAGGTGCTCGACGCGGTCGAGGACGGGCGGGCCGAGGAAGCGCGCGAGCTGGTCGAGCCGCTGCACCCTGCCGACATTGCCGACCTTATCGAGCTGGCGCCCGAGGATGAGCGCCCCGACCTGATCACCGCGCTGGGCGATGCGGTGGATGCCGACGTCTATGCCGAGATGAACGAGCATGTACGCGAGCTCGTCATCGAGGAAATGGATCCCGCGCTGGCCGCAGAAATCGCCAGCGAGATGGACACTGACGATGCCGTAGCCGTGCTCGAGGATCTGGAGGAAGAAGACCAGAAGGCCATCCTCGAGAAGATGGAGCCCGACGATCGCGCCGCGGTCGAAGAGGCTTTGTCCTACGAAGAGGAATCGGCCGGGCGCATCATGCAGCGCGACCTCATCGCGGTGCCCGAACATTGGAGCGTCGGCCAGGTCATCGACTATATGCGCTCGGACGAGGAATTGGCGGACGATTTCTGGGAAATCTTCGTCACCGCGCCCAACCATCATCCGGTCGGCACCTGCAAATTGTCCACGCTGCTGCGCACCAAGCGCAATGTGCCGATCACCGAAATCATGCAGCAGGAGCAGACGCTGATCCCGGTCGACATGGACCAGGAAGAAGTGGCGCTGAAGTTCCAGAAATATGCGCTGATCTCGGCCGCGGTCGTCGACCTGTCGGGGCGGCTGGTCGGGATGATCACGGTCGATGACATCGTCCATATCGTCCAGGAAGAAGCGGGCGAGGATGCCCTCTTGCTCTCGGGCGCCGGCGAAGGCGACATCAACGAACCGGTGATGGAAGCCTATCGCGACCGGGTGCGCTGGCTGATTGCCAATCTGGGCACCGCGCTGATCGCCACCTTCGTGATCTCGCTGTTCGAAGGCACGATTTCGCAGCTGGCCATTTTGGCCGCGCTGATGCCGATTGTCGCGGCGCTGGGCGGCAATGCGGGGACGCAGGCGCTGGCCGTGACGGTGCGCGCCATCGCGACCAACCAGTTGACCGGTGCCAATCGCTGGCGCGCGGTGAGCCGCGAATTCAAGGTGGCCGTGCTCAACGGGGTTACGGTGGCCGTCATCCTGGGCATTGGCGTCGGCATCTGGATGGGCCTGCCGATGGGCGGGGTGATTGCCGCGGCGATCCTGTTCAACATCATGACCGCAGGGCTGGCCGGCGTGCTGGTGCCCATCACGCTAGACCATTTCGGGGCTGACCCGGCGGTGGCCTCATCGGTCTTCGTCACCACGGTGACCGATACGATGGGCTTCTTCGCCTTTCTGGGGCTGGCTAGCCTGATCCTGATCTAA
- a CDS encoding peptidylprolyl isomerase — protein sequence MAEKLTFTLSTGGDVVIKLRPDLAPGHVERITTLAKDGFYDGVVFHRVIPGFMAQGGDPTGTGMSGSDLPDLRAEFTEAPHVRGTCSMARTSDPHSANSQFFICFDDARFLDGQYTVWGQVEEGMEHVDALPKGEPVPDPGKIVKATVS from the coding sequence ATGGCCGAAAAACTGACCTTCACCCTTTCCACCGGCGGCGATGTCGTCATCAAGCTGCGCCCGGACCTGGCCCCCGGCCATGTCGAGCGTATCACCACGCTGGCCAAGGACGGCTTTTACGATGGCGTGGTCTTCCATCGCGTGATCCCGGGCTTCATGGCGCAGGGCGGCGATCCCACCGGCACCGGCATGAGCGGCAGCGACCTGCCCGACTTGCGCGCCGAATTTACCGAAGCGCCGCATGTGCGCGGCACCTGTTCGATGGCCCGCACCAGCGATCCGCACAGCGCCAACAGCCAGTTTTTCATCTGCTTCGACGATGCCCGCTTCCTCGATGGCCAGTACACCGTCTGGGGTCAGGTCGAAGAAGGCATGGAACATGTCGACGCGCTGCCCAAGGGCGAGCCCGTCCCCGATCCCGGCAAGATCGTCAAGGCGACCGTCAGCTGA
- a CDS encoding SDR family NAD(P)-dependent oxidoreductase: MTQPVTLITGASAGLGVDFARQYAAKGHRLVLVARRQERLEELAAELGNARAVALDLSTDKAADALMADLAAHGEHCELLINNAGFGLVGQIVDLDRAQQRQMIDLNCGALTELAHAALPGMIERKLGGILNVASVASFQPGPGMAVYFATKAYVLSFSEALHEEAKPHGVHVSALCPGPTSTEFGEVAGFGGNKAVDTLAAQPGPVVTAGIEGLAANKAVVVPGLSNKISAQANRFLPRSTIRKIVGMIKK; encoded by the coding sequence ATGACCCAGCCGGTCACCCTCATCACCGGTGCCTCGGCGGGGCTCGGCGTGGATTTCGCGCGCCAATATGCCGCCAAGGGGCACCGGCTGGTGCTGGTCGCCCGCCGCCAGGAGCGTCTGGAAGAACTGGCCGCCGAGCTTGGCAATGCGCGCGCCGTGGCGCTCGATCTCAGTACCGACAAGGCTGCCGACGCGCTGATGGCCGACCTTGCCGCGCATGGCGAGCATTGCGAGCTTCTGATCAACAATGCGGGCTTCGGGCTGGTCGGCCAGATCGTCGATCTCGATCGCGCGCAACAGCGCCAGATGATCGACCTCAATTGCGGCGCGCTGACCGAATTGGCGCATGCCGCGCTGCCCGGCATGATCGAACGCAAATTGGGCGGCATCCTCAATGTCGCCTCGGTCGCCAGCTTCCAGCCGGGCCCCGGCATGGCGGTCTATTTTGCGACCAAGGCCTATGTGCTGAGCTTTTCCGAAGCGCTGCACGAGGAAGCCAAGCCGCACGGTGTCCATGTCAGCGCGCTCTGCCCCGGCCCGACTTCGACCGAATTTGGCGAGGTTGCGGGTTTTGGCGGAAACAAGGCGGTCGACACGCTGGCGGCCCAGCCCGGCCCCGTCGTGACCGCGGGCATCGAGGGCCTCGCCGCCAACAAGGCGGTCGTCGTCCCGGGGCTGTCCAACAAGATCAGCGCGCAGGCCAACCGCTTCCTGCCGCGCTCCACGATCCGCAAAATCGTTGGGATGATCAAAAAATAA